gaaCTCGGCTGCAACTGGATCAATcgagagagaactaaccttttatgcggattcaaaccccctagatatctcggttccgaccatttatctagtgtttcttcattggcgcccaccgttttctcagtttttctagtttcTATCTCGTTTTCGATTCAGTTCatctcatttttctgtttttgcacatggcagaaaattcatcttCTCACCGACAGCCTGGTCCTCGACCAAATGTCGAAAACAATTTACCAGTAGAAGGGATGGTAGAAGAGGCCTCAGACGATAATGAGGTTCAATCTAATGGAGCAAATAACCCTGTTACTCCAGGGATATTTCCCACAAATCCCGCTCAATCAATTTTACCACCGGGAGAAACTCCGATATCATGATATGTCCGGTCACAAGGGGCATTAAATGCAGTGTACACGCAGTTGTGTGCTCAAACTGCTCCCGTAACACAATCACGAAGGCCGGGATCTAGAGCTCATGCTTCCCAGCGAGAAGAATCAACTTATGATGGTACAAACAGCTACCAGAGACAACACCATGAGTCACAGCCTCGCCAAAGGCAATCGGTTCATGACAGGTTGGGTTCCCAATGGGAGGCCCACACCGATGAATCCGATCAAACATATCGTTTGAGTGCAAACACCAGCGTATTCAACAGACTACACCCAAACTCTAACAAATCCAGGCCTCGAGCGGTTTACAACCCTGAGGCAGAGCATAATTATGACCTAGTTTACCGCCCTGCAGAAGCAGCGGAAAACTCGAAGTTTATACTGGAAATAGCTCTGGAGATCGGTTATAAAACTCGATTAGATGTGACGGTATGGTCAAAGTATTATCCGGGACAGAGGGCCTTCCCAAGAGTTGGGAAAAGATAATGGCGGCGGCCAAGGTTTATGCGCAGACGGAGAAAAACCTTACTACAAATAGGCCACCACCACCGCACAGCAGGCCCACAGATTTAAGTGCAACGGGCGAGCGAAGGTTCAAAAAATCATGGCGCGAGTCATCCGGAAGCCGCTCCTCTGAAGATGCTCGCATAACAATTAACAAACTCTCTGCTCAAAGAGAAAACAAGCATGAAAATAGGGAGAGGCAGTGGACCCCCCTAACAAAGACCCCGGCGGAGGTGCTGAGTACCGAGGACTATCAGTTCAAACCGCCAATTCCGATGAAGAGTAAACGTGGCCAAGACCTGGCGCAATATTGTGAATATCATAAGGACACTGGGcacaccacaaacaactgcatTTCCTTGCGCACCGAAATAGAGAAAGCCCTCAAAAATGGGGAGTTCGCGCATCTACTCCAGAATATGCGCAAGGAGATAAAGCAGATTACCCGGGGAGAAGAAACCTCCAGCAAGCGGGCAAAGACTTAAAGGACTCCGTAGAGTTCCCCACAGGAAAAAAACATCGAATATGGCGAAACTATCAGAGAGTAAGTTAAGTCCCATCTAATTATTAAAAACTTTGTAACGCCTCTGAGCTTTATCCATtaataaaattacaaagtttcTATCATTTGTGTTTACAaaatgcatgcaatttctttttagtaagcgcaaaaacattatggtagtGTAAAATAAGCTCCATACGCGGTCAGTGATTACCTCACAAACGACCATAAGCTTCACACATGAGCTTCATACCAACTTTATTCGCCTTACTTAAGCAAAagcaattgtactcatgcaaatATTGTAAAGTCATTCAAACAAATAGAAACATATTACCTTCAGCGTACAAATACGCCCTGAAAAGATTCAAACACGACAGTGTTTCGAGCAAGCGCAACAAAACAAGGATCTACGtcccacacacacaaaaaaaaaagaaaaggggGGAAACACAAATTGTTCAAAAACAATTTCACCCTACTCTAAATCTTCATCCTCATCAGGGAAGATTTCTTTAAGCTGCGTTATCGGATCATCCGACTGCAGCGCCACATTTATCAACTCCATAACTGGAAGTTGTAAATTATTAAACTCTGCCTTCAGAGAAGCAAGCGCAGCGGCAGTATCTACGCCAAAAGCAGCGGACTTGCTATCATCCCAAGTAACTTTCAGCGCACTATTTACATGTTGGGAGCATTCTGCATAACCATCCCGCCGCGCAGCAACCACCAAATCAGCAACAGTCTTATCCAGTTCTTTAGAGTTCAATACAGATTCAGCAACCTATGAAATCAATCGACATtggtaaaacaacaaaaaaaaaaggaagaagagagaagAGCAAAAGCAAGCGCATATATAAGAGAAGGAACTTACACAAGCAATCCCACGATCCTTCAACCAGGTCATATCGTTCTTTAAaggctcaagctcgctttccgcCGAGACCCGCGCCGTTTCCGAACTTTCCAGTTTCTCTTCAGCCTCAGTTAAGCGGCGTGAGGATTCAGCATTTTCGGAACGCGCAAGCTCCAGGTCCTTTTTCAGTTGTTCCTGGTCAGAAACCAAAGCAGTAAGTTCCTCTAGTTCCTTATCTCTAATGGCAAGAGTGCTTAAAGCTTGTACCTCCCGTTGCTCACTCCGTTCCCTATGAAAACGCGCCTCCGTCAGCGCAGCCTCTAAGTCAGCCTTCTCCTTCTTCAATCTTTCAACCTCCGCATCTTGATTtttcagcttttcaacatcagcttTGAGATTACTAATAATAGTGCGAAGGTTGGCTTTCTCAGCATTATCTTTTTCGTAAATTTTCTTCCAATTTTTACGTTCTTCAGAAAGGAGAGCAGCTTCAGCCCTTCTCTTCCAACCAGCAACAGACCATTCCTTAGTCTTGCGCTTAGCCTCAAACTTGGCTTGATCATCTTTTAATTTAGCCATCAATTGAGCCAGACGTTTCTCATCGTTGAAAAATTTCTTCTGAGCCGCCATGAAAGATTTCTGCTCTTTATGCATGTTATACCACTCACGAACAATACGGTTGGTGGTAGAAACATGAGAGGCAGTCTCAGCAACATAAGACTGATAAGCCTGTTCACAAGATCGACTTTCCTGAAACTTGACCTCCCCAGGCGGAAGTATCCCCTGCAGCCAATCTTGGCACACATGCTAGTCCGCAAAAGTATCCCCTTTCTTCAAATTCCAAACAGGGGCGTGAAGGTCAGCAGCATCCTTCTCCGAATAGCTCCGATAGTAATAATCTCCCAAAGTTTCCTCTGGGCGGATGGGAGATTGTTTACTAATACCGGCAAACGAGTCTTGCTCTTCAACCGTCGTCCTCTCAACATGCTCTGGCACAATGTCTGAAGGAGAAAGAGTAGGAGTTTTTTCAGTTGCTCCTTCCCCTTGGTCTTGAGTAACCACCTCGGGGGCCGAAGGATTTTCAGTATCGTCCACCATTCCTAAGCCAGCATCAGCAGGCCTCTCGGTTTCAACAGACTTCTCCGCGTCATCTGCACCCTCCGTAGCAGCTGCAGAAGCATGCGGAGGGGTAGGAGGAAGTTCTTCATTCACCACAGATTGCACGTTTGTGGGAGTTGGAGCAACAGGAGCCGCTGCAAAAATAAAAAACCGTAAGAATCTAATCCATAAAAAGGAAGCAAGGGAAGATACTACTTACCAGGAACAGATTACGTAACAAAAGCATCAAGATTCCCCCTTCGGGTAATCTTCTTTCTTTGAACTTTCTTAGGAGGTTGACCCTCCGCGTCAGTATCGGTTTGTTTTCTCTTGCTCGCTCCCCTTTGCACTAAATGCTCAGGGCTAGATTCCAAGTCAATCAGATCATCTGGGTTGGATGGAGGAGTATTAGCAGAATCTTTCGGTTTCGGTTTCGGTCGCCTAATAATAACTGCAGGCGCAAGACCCTCCAAAgtatcagaaaccaccacataatcacacttgTCAGAAGAAcggcgcatacctttcttctcaaCATTTCTAGCCTTAGAAGATTGAGCCTTCTCCGCATCGCCTTTCTTTGGCGCAACATTACTAGTCATCACACGCCTTTTCTTCTCAGGGCCTACGCCCAAATTTGACAATTCACCTATAAGGCGCAAAGAACAATTCACTCAAACGCGCAAATAATAAGTAAAAGCACACGGAAGGCGCAATCTTACCTACGCCAGCAGCAGGCTGTTCAGACAAATCCGCGTCCCGCGGAAGAGAAAAATTCCTCGCAATACGATCATACCAAAACTCTTCATCAGGATTTTTCTTAATGGTACCCATTCTTCCCCCTTCTCTTTTGTATGCAACAACATACAGCGAAACAACTgcagaaaaagggggacatgctcaaaaaaaaaaaaaaaagagaaaaaagaagaagacagGAGGGGAACCCAAACCATACCATGGCCTCCCTCTGTATACACAGGCTTGTCGTCCCGGTCCATCTTCCAGTTCAAACTCATACCAGCTCCGACAAGGGCTTTCTCCGGCAAGGCAATATTAGGAATttccttcaaatcctggtaccaAGTTTCATCAGAAGGGGTTCGGAGTGTTTCAATAGGGACATCTTCTTTTCCCCTTAAAACCATCCTCACCGGAATCACTCCGGCCTTAATAAAGAAATTTTTTTGTTTCCAATCATGGAAAGATTTCGAGGGATAAAGCAAAATCTTCTTCGCAGAAGCTCTTTGAAAAAATGAATAAAACCCCTGGGTACAATGCATTTGGTGAAAAACCCTAAATCGAGGAACAGTCGGCTCAATGTGCATAATCCGACACACAAACTCAAAATGTCGAACTCTGACCATACCGATGGGATGCAATTGAGAAAGATGAATATTGTAAAACGCAAGGATTTCAAGAAGAAACGTTGTTACAGGCAAACGAAAGTTGCCATCACAGAAAAAATCCCAAAAGAGGGTGATATACCCGGCCGGAGCATCTGCTGCTGTCTGCCCTTCTTCAGGGTACAGAGCACCCCAGCTTTCTGGAAACTTAAGATTCCGAACCAAACCGTCAAAAGACGCTCTCGGCCACTTCAATGGTGGAAGTTCAGTAGACATCTCTTCAGCAAGACCCTCTTGATGTTCTCCGGTCGACATAAAAAGGGAAATAATGGATTTTCAAGAAAAGAAAGGAAGGGGAAACGTTTTCAACAAAACAATGATGGCACTAGGAGGTTACCCAAGCGATTATATACTTATTGCAATCAATAGCATCGGTAACCGTCACTGCGATTTTTCCGGATACCACCATCCCCCAAAACAGCAGAAAAAGTACACACGCGCCTGCACACACGCGTGAAAAGCACGGATAGCAGCATATACCTGACAATGTCAGCCTGACCTACAGTCCTAGCTGTACCATCCCATAAAGTCAAAAAATTTCCGAAATCttcaaaacaaaattaaatcTTCTCATAGAAGATTTCTCATTTTTTCGCGCCCAAAAACACATTTCTCTCtcctaagtccagtgctccacttatttgcataagtacaacactagactggggggacttgaaggggtaaggtcccaaaaacctcataaaaagatatgagaccataccaccaactggcctttcaaccttttaaccttgcgcggccgcgcattggtcttacaaaaggAAGGAAGAGATCAACAAGCGATAGTCGCGCGCCTAAAGGAAAGCATAGAATCCTTGCGCCGCCTTCCATTGACAAAGGGTTTAAAACCCTAAGAACAATACTTCTGCCCAAATATCTAAAACTTGGATAccattttacccagacttgggatttatgcaGATGTATGCACACcataaggtgtcacaccagattacagcagtaatcttctagaagggaaatgatcgtgcaccacccagacggttataaccgtctggacacgtgtcattaccacaaACATCCTGAAATCACAATgatagcatgtaattggagaatgatctccactcaaaccactttccacgtggcagtTCCCCAACCATAGATCaagtcacgatccgtgtgcattcacatcagGATCCAAGCAACTTAACGAAGATTAAAaggacttaacggaaggaaaaataaccgctacggcgttagcatcttccgttatcttttcaataacagattttccctcccaaactcccggttgTAAATAGGAGAACTCTTCAGGTATAAACTCAGAACACATTTCACTACTAAAATACTTATCTTCTCcgttaccaatacttattctcacaccggagtcgggtcaaggagagaaccctcttctccccttgacgaggctaacggtgctctgttttgcagaatcaccggagaaggaaCTCGGCTGCAACTGGATCAATcgagagagaactaaccttttatgcggattcaaaccccctagatatctcagttccgaccatttatctagtgtttcttcagttacatttataggcataccaaaccactgaagcatctcagctgacgtcaccatgaaagtgacatctaacaacctaacaaactctatccaCTAATTTATAACTACtgaccatacagacactgattacattctaatcactgatgtataaacactgattcttcattccactgatgtagtcaaccactgatgtttgagcatcagtgctttcttcaaagggtgatcagaccttgaatgggcagtgctttaactcttcagcagtgcttggattccgtcagtagattgagcttcagcctttaatCTTCATCAGTACTTTAGTAGCAGTTGTCTTATTGAACAGTGCTTTGAAGTCTGTCAGTTGCCaaataaccactgtcaaggggaaagcttaatgcaaacagctgcttatgaATAATCCTCTGTTGTGAACcggttttggcttttattatctgttcctttggtagggttcaatcccaacaatctccccctggaacagataatgccaaaacccttcattattctggatttttatttctcatcagaagttccctaaCTTGATCTTTAAATTGAAGCTCAAAATCCTGagaacttgtatcatcctcatccctacatagtgtaagctcaaggagatcttgtagatcttcaacacccaggcctagtgcttgatcccttgatatgtgcttcacttctccattggatctgatcagggtcaatacatgggtcttttgatcagacatccattttagtacttttgaacccaatgggtttcttgggagaggtttattcaCTGATGAGTTGGGAGATTGAGGCCTTGTGAGAATT
The Helianthus annuus cultivar XRQ/B chromosome 6, HanXRQr2.0-SUNRISE, whole genome shotgun sequence genome window above contains:
- the LOC110913171 gene encoding plasminogen-binding group A streptococcal M-like protein PAM, yielding MHKEQKSFMAAQKKFFNDEKRLAQLMAKLKDDQAKFEAKRKTKEWSVAGWKRRAEAALLSEERKNWKKIYEKDNAEKANLRTIISNLKADVEKLKNQDAEVERLKKEKADLEAALTEARFHRERSEQREVQALSTLAIRDKELEELTALVSDQEQLKKDLELARSENAESSRRLTEAEEKLESSETARVSAESELEPLKNDMTWLKDRGIACVAESVLNSKELDKTVADLVVAARRDGYAECSQHVNSALKVTWDDSKSAAFGVDTAAALASLKAEFNNLQLPVMELINVALQSDDPITQLKEIFPDEDEDLE